Part of the Nostoc sp. ATCC 53789 genome, AAGGGTTGCCACTGCTGCCACGACTGATAACGATTTTCAGTTAACAAACTAGCAAGAGTAGGCAACTCAGTCTTAATTTCTGATTTAAATACCTTGCCAAGCCAGTCAGTTAAGACCGCACTATCTTGCATCGTACCCAAAATTTCTTGGATATTTTTCACTTCTGTCATATAAGCTCCGTAAGACTCACCATATAAGTCTGTAAATAGCTCCATCTGGTAGCGTATACGTTTAGCTTCTTTTCGCAAACTATGCAGAATTTCGCCTTGTGTTGTTAATTGTTCTTCTATCTTTTCTGGTTCCCAATTCTTCTGAATTTTTACCTCTGCTTCCACAAGTTGAGTACCAACTAGCCAACCTGGATGTAGTAAAAAGTTACTCACTTCTGGTAGAAGTAAATCTGGTAGTACTTGTTGGATAGTAATAGATGCCAATGGTTGATAACTTGGTTTATCTAACCACTTATCTAATGCCTCTTTTAAAGACTTGTAAGATTCATCTTTTAACGTTTTCTGTACACTTGATAGTACATCTTCACGTTGTTTAGCTAAAGCGTTGAAAGCTGTTTGTAAAGATTCTTGTTCTTTGTGGGGTAAGTTTGGTTTGTAATTGGTTTCTAAACTTTCTTTAAGTACGTCTAAATCTCGCAGATTACCAAGACGACGGGCTATTTTACCAATATTTTTATCGCTGATTGGTTTTGGTACATCTATTGCTAGTCCAAACCTAGTTACAGCCGTGCGTAAACGACGCATTCCTACTCGCATTTGATGAAGCGCTTCTGGATCTTCATCTTTCTTTACTGATTTTTCCCACTTCAAGGTTTTCTTAAAGTGTTTTTGAATCGCTTGGTAGGCGTAGTCCCCTAGAGTTTTTACCGTGGTTTGTGTGGCTAATTTCATAATTGAGCTTAATTACTACCTCATGAGGTTATTGCATAATAACATTAGTTAAAAATTTATATCTAGTTTTAATATATTTTTTATTCAATGAAGTTGTTACGCTTTTTATTACTATTGATAGTTGCATAATATTAATAGTAATATACGCTATCTACCAAAGGTCTAAAAAGCCGATTCACTTTTGCGATTTAATATGTACAATAGCTGATCATATTTTTTTACATGAATAATTTATTATGATAGCATAATTAACCTTTTTGCAATCATCAGGATGATTTAGAATGTCAAACTCACATTTACTGAATCAAGTTATCTTGACTTTTATAGATAATTTTAAAGAACATAGAGAAGATTTATCAGCATTGTTGCTAACACATCAGAAGTATTTATGGTTAGGGTCAGATGAAACTTCAACTATTGAGCGTCTGTCTTTAGTTGATACTGATAAATTTACAGACCATCAACAATTTCGGGTAGCAGAATTTATCAATCTACCTGCACCAGAAAATGAAGAAATAGATATAGAGGGACTTGCTTACACTGATGATTATCTATGGTTTGTTGGTTCTCATAGTTACAAACGTAAAAAGCCGAAACCTGATAAGACTGATGCACA contains:
- a CDS encoding CHAD domain-containing protein, producing MKLATQTTVKTLGDYAYQAIQKHFKKTLKWEKSVKKDEDPEALHQMRVGMRRLRTAVTRFGLAIDVPKPISDKNIGKIARRLGNLRDLDVLKESLETNYKPNLPHKEQESLQTAFNALAKQREDVLSSVQKTLKDESYKSLKEALDKWLDKPSYQPLASITIQQVLPDLLLPEVSNFLLHPGWLVGTQLVEAEVKIQKNWEPEKIEEQLTTQGEILHSLRKEAKRIRYQMELFTDLYGESYGAYMTEVKNIQEILGTMQDSAVLTDWLGKVFKSEIKTELPTLASLLTENRYQSWQQWQPLQERYLKVETRHSFHLTILHPLSGVIN